One Sporomusaceae bacterium ACPt DNA window includes the following coding sequences:
- the trpB gene encoding Tryptophan synthase beta chain gives MSDNNGRFGSYGGRFVPETVMPALLELEDSYRKLKDDGEFQSEVAFYFREYAGRPTKLYYAANLTRHYGRGDIYLKREDLLHTGAHKINNALGQALLARRMGKQRIVAETGAGQHGVACATVAALFGLKCCVFMGAEDMERQALNVFRMRLLGTEVVPVTSGSGTLKDATSEAIRYWVTHIQDTHYIIGSVVGPHPYPMLVRDFQAVIGQEVERQIADAGANLKYVIACVGGGSNAMGIFYQFRDNRSVTKIGVEAAGKGLATGEHAASLTNGRPGVLHGSLSYLRQDNEGQVIPAYSISAGLDYPGVGPEHSYFKDTGRVIYTAVTDEQALAAFERLARLEGIIPALESSHALAYLEQLMPETTSGQAVVVCLSGRGDKDVQMVANVLGGLE, from the coding sequence ATGTCTGATAACAACGGCAGGTTTGGAAGTTATGGCGGGCGGTTTGTGCCGGAAACGGTAATGCCGGCGCTGCTTGAACTGGAGGACAGCTATAGAAAACTTAAAGACGATGGGGAGTTTCAGTCAGAGGTAGCTTTTTATTTCAGGGAATATGCCGGCCGTCCAACCAAATTGTATTATGCGGCCAACTTAACACGGCATTATGGGCGGGGAGATATTTACTTGAAGCGGGAAGATTTGCTCCACACAGGGGCGCACAAAATTAATAACGCTCTTGGGCAGGCGCTGTTGGCGCGGCGGATGGGTAAACAGCGGATTGTTGCCGAGACGGGAGCCGGTCAGCATGGGGTGGCGTGCGCTACCGTGGCGGCGTTGTTCGGGCTTAAATGCTGTGTGTTCATGGGGGCTGAAGACATGGAGCGCCAGGCGCTTAATGTTTTTCGCATGAGGCTGTTAGGGACTGAAGTTGTACCGGTTACCAGCGGCAGCGGGACATTGAAAGACGCGACCAGTGAAGCCATCAGATACTGGGTTACCCATATTCAGGACACCCACTATATTATCGGTTCAGTGGTAGGGCCTCACCCTTATCCCATGCTGGTCAGGGATTTTCAGGCGGTCATTGGCCAGGAGGTTGAAAGGCAGATTGCCGACGCCGGTGCCAATCTTAAGTATGTGATCGCTTGCGTAGGCGGTGGCAGCAATGCTATGGGAATTTTCTACCAGTTCCGCGATAACCGGTCAGTAACTAAAATCGGGGTAGAAGCAGCCGGGAAAGGTCTGGCAACCGGCGAACACGCGGCATCGTTAACCAACGGGCGCCCGGGGGTACTGCATGGTTCGTTGAGTTATTTACGCCAGGACAATGAGGGTCAGGTTATTCCCGCTTATTCAATATCAGCCGGGCTTGATTATCCCGGTGTCGGGCCGGAACACTCCTATTTTAAAGATACCGGAAGGGTAATATACACTGCTGTCACCGATGAACAAGCTTTGGCAGCGTTTGAGCGCCTGGCACGGTTGGAAGGTATCATACCTGCGCTCGAAAGCTCGCATGCGCTGGCTTATTTGGAACAGTTAATGCCTGAGACAACATCCGGTCAGGCAGTAGTTGTCTGCCTGTCAGGGCGG
- the trpC gene encoding Indole-3-glycerol phosphate synthase: MLNKIVAQTRQAVAVSRQVRSLEDIRGNLVPGSFAFSAAIRQCDWTLIAECKLASPAKGTLCSVYSVPELAAIFAANGATALSVHTNACFRGSMNDIAKVKAIVTLPVLCKEFIIDAYQLYAAREAGADAVLLIAAILSDAELKQFLQIAHDLGMDCLVEVHTLEELIRVQRTGAGLIGINNRDLQTFTTNIQQTFNLLPYCEPDRLIVSESGIKAGQDAARLKSAGVCGILVGEGLVTAHDIAAKTRELVLGGIQQERRCQNV, from the coding sequence ATGCTAAATAAAATTGTGGCCCAAACCAGGCAGGCGGTGGCTGTGTCCCGGCAGGTCAGATCACTTGAGGACATACGTGGTAACTTGGTGCCAGGCAGCTTTGCCTTCAGTGCGGCAATCAGGCAATGTGACTGGACACTCATTGCCGAGTGCAAACTGGCATCTCCGGCTAAAGGGACGCTGTGCTCAGTGTATTCTGTGCCTGAGCTTGCTGCAATATTTGCCGCTAACGGCGCCACCGCATTATCGGTGCATACCAATGCCTGCTTTCGCGGCAGCATGAACGATATTGCCAAAGTAAAAGCAATTGTGACACTGCCGGTATTATGCAAAGAATTTATTATTGATGCCTATCAATTGTATGCCGCCCGGGAGGCTGGCGCCGATGCCGTGCTGCTGATCGCAGCAATTTTATCAGACGCAGAGCTTAAGCAGTTTTTGCAAATTGCCCATGATTTAGGGATGGACTGTTTAGTTGAGGTGCATACCTTGGAGGAGCTTATCAGGGTGCAGCGGACCGGAGCCGGGTTGATAGGAATTAATAACCGCGATTTACAGACCTTCACAACCAATATCCAGCAAACTTTTAACTTACTGCCTTATTGTGAACCAGACCGCCTGATCGTCAGCGAGAGCGGTATTAAGGCGGGCCAGGACGCAGCCAGGCTGAAAAGTGCCGGCGTATGCGGCATATTGGTAGGAGAGGGTTTGGTTACAGCACATGATATTGCCGCTAAGACGCGCGAACTTGTCTTGGGCGGTATACAACAGGAGAGGAGATGTCAAAATGTCTGA
- the trpF gene encoding N-(5'-phosphoribosyl)anthranilate isomerase, translating into MCGITTIEAAQAAQEFGADLIGFVFAESKRRITIAKAHEILCHTPGIGKVGVFVNAPLAEVQMIARECRLDFVQLHGDEPPEYCQAVGYPVIKAFRIKPDSSPKVFCGYHPDWILFDSFVAGQQGGTGIAFDWQKAQDLVWQTPRPFMAAGGLTPDNVAQAIRILRPDGVDVSGGVETNGVKDIDKIERFIAAARSACKEELDAK; encoded by the coding sequence GTGTGCGGGATTACTACTATCGAAGCTGCGCAGGCCGCGCAAGAGTTTGGCGCCGATTTGATTGGATTTGTGTTCGCGGAGAGTAAGCGGCGCATTACCATAGCAAAGGCGCACGAGATACTCTGTCACACGCCAGGCATTGGCAAAGTGGGGGTTTTTGTTAATGCGCCGCTTGCGGAAGTGCAAATGATAGCGCGGGAATGCCGGCTGGATTTTGTTCAGCTTCATGGCGACGAACCGCCGGAATACTGCCAAGCGGTGGGCTATCCGGTAATCAAAGCATTTAGAATCAAGCCGGATTCAAGCCCGAAGGTTTTTTGCGGCTATCATCCTGATTGGATATTGTTTGACAGTTTTGTTGCCGGTCAACAGGGCGGGACAGGTATAGCCTTTGATTGGCAGAAAGCGCAGGACCTGGTCTGGCAGACGCCAAGGCCATTCATGGCGGCCGGCGGTCTGACACCTGATAATGTGGCGCAAGCCATTCGCATTCTTAGACCTGACGGTGTTGATGTATCAGGCGGGGTCGAAACCAACGGTGTGAAAGATATTGACAAAATTGAGCGCTTTATAGCTGCAGCCCGGAGTGCTTGTAAGGAGGAGTTAGATGCTAAATAA
- the trpD gene encoding Anthranilate phosphoribosyltransferase, with protein sequence MLKDYLAQAVAGQHFSREQARAAMQVIMSGQASETQIGAFLTAMRMKGETSAEVAGFADAMRGHAVPVKCAARKLIDTCGTGGDRQGTFNISTAVAFVLAGAGVSVAKHGNRGVSSPCGSADVLSALGVKLELPPQAVSQAIDTIGVGFIFAPRFHQAMKYAVNPRKELGFRTVFNLLGPLTNPAGANCQLIGVYDAALTTKVAEALAGLGVCSAMVVHSHDGLDEISTAAPTQVTELRDGEIRSYVIEPQAYGFARCTLADYQGGTPEDNARIIQRVLSGEQGFKRDIVLMNAAAGLVVADAAANISDGLRMAAASIDSGAAFDKLEALRKFTQGY encoded by the coding sequence ATGTTAAAAGATTATCTTGCCCAGGCAGTCGCCGGCCAGCATTTTTCCCGCGAGCAAGCCAGAGCGGCCATGCAGGTGATTATGTCAGGACAGGCCAGTGAGACACAAATCGGAGCCTTCCTTACCGCTATGAGGATGAAAGGCGAAACCAGCGCCGAGGTGGCCGGTTTTGCTGATGCCATGCGCGGTCACGCGGTCCCGGTGAAGTGCGCTGCCAGGAAACTCATTGATACTTGCGGCACTGGCGGAGACAGACAGGGAACCTTTAATATCTCAACTGCCGTCGCCTTTGTGTTGGCTGGTGCCGGGGTTAGTGTAGCAAAACACGGCAACCGGGGTGTGTCCAGTCCTTGCGGCAGCGCCGATGTACTAAGCGCGCTGGGGGTAAAGCTGGAACTGCCGCCGCAAGCAGTGTCACAGGCGATTGACACAATCGGCGTAGGTTTTATATTTGCTCCCCGTTTTCACCAGGCCATGAAATACGCCGTCAATCCCCGGAAAGAATTGGGGTTCCGCACAGTATTCAATTTGCTGGGGCCACTGACAAATCCGGCTGGCGCCAATTGCCAACTTATTGGAGTCTATGATGCGGCGTTGACCACTAAGGTGGCCGAAGCGCTTGCCGGATTGGGAGTATGCAGCGCTATGGTTGTGCACAGTCATGATGGCTTGGACGAAATATCGACAGCAGCGCCTACACAAGTCACCGAACTGCGGGACGGTGAAATCCGCTCATATGTTATTGAGCCTCAAGCTTACGGCTTTGCCCGGTGTACTTTGGCCGATTATCAAGGCGGCACACCCGAAGATAATGCCAGGATTATTCAACGGGTACTTAGTGGTGAGCAGGGATTTAAACGTGATATCGTACTGATGAACGCGGCTGCCGGATTGGTCGTAGCCGACGCGGCAGCCAACATCAGTGATGGCTTGCGCATGGCTGCCGCAAGTATTGATAGCGGAGCGGCGTTTGACAAGCTGGAAGCGCTTCGTAAGTTTACCCAGGGTTATTAA